AGACACCGACATTTGATGATTCTGAATAAGATTAGTTTTCTGAGTTTGTTCTGCACCTTTAAATCGATGTTAAAGTTCTAAAGGTTCTTCAAAATAACAGTGATGTTAGACTACTTCATTAAACTGGTTCTTACCTGAGACGAGGCGGAAAGTGTCCAGAAAATGAACATCACCACTGGTCTTCCTGCCACAGAAGTAAAGTCTTCGGTCCCCTGATGTCATGTTTTTAATCACTAGTCTGTTGTCTGACATTAAATATTTGGATTCAAAATCAGGAGAGGAGTAACTGGTTTCACCTGTAGCAAAAGTTCGTCCGATAAACCCTTTAAACTGGTTATGGATCTCCATGTACCAGTAGACCTCAGAGTTCCTGATGGAGCAGTTCAGAGTGACGTCTTTACCCAGCATCCCTTTCACCTCCGTCAGGTTCTGGGCCTCTGCACCGACCAGAACCACCAGCAGGACCATCCACAGGAGACCCATGATCAGGTCCAGAAGCCAGACGGAGACGACTGAAAGCTGCAGCCTCTGATAGACAGAAGTGTTCTTCACTTCCTCTTTTACTGGGTGATGATGTCATGCAGAAGAAATAAATACCAACCAGGTCTCTCCAGATTTACAAGAACAGGAAGTGGATTCATGAGCAGTAAAGACTAAAGGAACACCTCCATCCTGCTGCTTCACCTTCAGTCTGGAACAGTCGAAGGAAAACTTTCACATCCAGCAGCTTCATGGAGAACAACTTCTGCTTCACTACTACCTGCAGCTGAGGAGTCAAAGGAGGATCTTCTTTCCACCGACACCACTGCAACTGTGGAGGAGTCCTGGTCTAGATGGTTCCTaaagtgttgctgctgctggtaaAACTACTCCACTGATCAGGTCCCTGTAATGCAGACCTGAGACCCTCACCAGGCGGTTTAATGTTCGTGGGTCATGAGTACCTGGGAGGTAAAAATACTGCGTTCAGATCTGAGAAATCCTGAAGGATGAAAAGACTCCAGAGAGTTCTGACAGGAAGTACTAACTTTATACTTCATCTGTAGTAGAACCACAACAGCAACATGGTAGTACATGGAGAAACCTGTGAAAATAGCAGTACTGATGGTAGCAGTACTACAAGTATCTGAGTACCATCATTACTTCAACATGTGTGAACTGATCATGGAGCTCCGTCTGCTGTCTGAAAGCTGGTACTGCAACACAGTACAggaccagaatactacaactgatactgcaacacagtacaggaccagaatactacaactgatactgcaacacggtacaggaccagaatactacaactgatactgcaacacagtacaggaccagaatactacaactgatactgcaacacggtaCATGACCAGAATAcgacaactgatactgcaacacggtacaggaccagaatactacaactgatactgcaacacagtacaggaccagaatactacaactgatactgcaacacggtacatgaccagaatactacaactgatactgcaacacggtacaggaccagagtactacaactgatactgcaacacagtacatgaccagaatactacaactgatactgcaacacggtacatgaccagaatactacaactgatactgcaacacggtacatgaccagaatactacaactgatactgcaacacagtacatgaccagagtactacaactgatactgcaacacggtacatgaccagaatactacaactgatactgcaacacagtacaggaccagagtactacaactgatactgcaacacagtacatgaccagaatactacaactgatactgcaacacggtacaggaccagagtactacaactgatactgcaacacagtaCATGAAcagaatactacaactgatactgcaacacggtacatgaccagagtactacaactgatactgcaacacggtacaggaccagaatactacaactgatactgcaacacagtacaggaccagaatactacaactgatactgcaacacagtacaggaccagagtactacaactgatactgcaacacggtacaggaccagagtactacaactgatactgcaacacggtacatgaccagagtactacaactgatactgcaacacggcacaggaccagaatactacaactgatactgcaacacagtacaggaccagaatactacaactgatactgcaacacggtacaggaccagaatactacaactgatactgcaacacggtacatgaccagaatactacaactgatactgcaacacggtacaggaccagagtactacaactgatactgcaacacggtacaggaccagagtactacaactgatactgcaacacggtacatgaccagagtactacaactgatactgcaacacggcacaggaccagaatactacaactgatactgcaacacagtacaggaccagaatactacaactgatactgcaacacggtacaggaccagaatactacaactgatactgcaacacagtacaggaccagagtactacaactgatactgcaacacggtacaggaccagagtactacaactgatactgcaacacggtacatgaccagagtactacaactgatactgcaacacggtacaggaccagagtactacaactgatactgcaacacggcacaggaccagaatactacaactgatactgcaacacggtacatgaccagagtactacaactgatactgcaacacggtacatgaccagagtactacaactgatactgcaacacggtacatgaccagagtactacaactgatactgcaacacggtacaggaccagaatactacaactgatactgcaacacagtacaggaccagagtactacaactgatactgcaacacggtacaggaccagaataactacaactgatactgcaacacagtacaggaccagaatactacaactgatactgcaacacggtacaggaccagagtactacaactgatactgcaacacagtacaggaccagagtactacaactgatactgcaacacggtacaggaccagaatactacaactgatactgcaacacagtacaggaccagagtactacaactgatactgcaacacggtacaggaccagaatactacaactgatactgcaacacagtacaggaccagagtactacaactgatactgcaacacagtacaggaccagaatactacaactgatactgcaacacggtacatgaccagagtactacaactgatactgcaacacggtacaggaccagaatactacaactgatactgcaacacggtacaggaccagagtactacaactgatactgcaacacggtacaggaccagagtactacaactgatactgcaacacagtaCAAGACCAGAGTACTAcaaactgatactgcaacacggtaCAGGACCAGaaatactacaactgatactgcaacacggtacaggaccagagtactacaactgatactgcaacacggtacggaccagaatactacaactgatactgcaacacagtacaggaccagaatactacaactgatactgcaacacagtacaggaccagagtactacaactgatactgcaacacggtacaggaccagaatactacaactgatactgcaacacagtacaggaccagaatactacaactgatactgcaacacagtacaggaccagagtactacaactgatactgcaacacggtacggaccagagtactacaactgatactgcaacacggtaACAGGACCAGAattactacaactgatactgcaacacagtacaggaccagaatactacaaactgatactgcaacaccaGTACAGGACCAGAGTACTAcaaactgatactgcaacacagtacaggaccagaatactacaactgatactgcaacacagtacaggaccagagtactacaactgatactgcaacacggtacaggaccagagtactacaactgatactggcAACACGGTACAggaccagaatac
This portion of the Acanthochromis polyacanthus isolate Apoly-LR-REF ecotype Palm Island chromosome 22, KAUST_Apoly_ChrSc, whole genome shotgun sequence genome encodes:
- the LOC127531822 gene encoding uncharacterized protein LOC127531822, which produces MGLLWMVLLVVLVGAEAQNLTEVKGMLGKDVTLNCSIRNSEVYWYMEIHNQFKGFIGRTFATGETSYSSPDFESKYLMSDNRLVIKNMTSGDRRLYFCGRKTSGDVHFLDTFRLVSDQKNHTNQTNHENLGSLLKREEVVFISLSLNAILGLILVGLSCFLSLKRKNSKQLEENPETFNCENPEPAQYEEIRFPTSRVPAAAAAEVYYKVQLPHC